A DNA window from Labrus mixtus chromosome 4, fLabMix1.1, whole genome shotgun sequence contains the following coding sequences:
- the LOC132973480 gene encoding sodium/potassium/calcium exchanger 1-like, giving the protein MMLVTSYSLYVIFMKFNVQIERAFKRKHHNHRDILMVFDVEEQEKECVTTGQDGSEGSKSVLGPEDDIHKDEEEREEEEEKGTTDRPLSLNWPDTLLKQATYLLLLPIIFPLWLTVPDVRNQKSRRLVVITFLGSILWIAVFSYFMVWWARQVGETIGIPDHIMTPLAGELSMPDLITSVIVARKGRGDMAVSSSMGRNIFCITLGLSVPWLLLSSFSCFAPVPVSSSGLVCVVVLLLFPLLSVIISVASCKWKMSKVLGFTMLLFYLIFQAIRFMFHYRFIVCPV; this is encoded by the exons ATGATGCTGGTGACCAGTTACTCTCTCTACGTGATCTTCATGAAGTTTAATGTGCAGATAGAGAGAGCCTTCAAGAGGAAACACCACAACCACAGGGACATTTTGATGGTTTTTGATGTGGAGGAACAGGAAAAG gagtgtgttactacaggacaGGATGGGTCAGAAGGCTCTAAAAGTGTTCTAGGTCCTGAAGATGATATTcataaagatgaagaagaaagagaggaagaagaagagaaagggacAACGGATAGGCCTCTGTCTTTAAACTGGCCTGACACACTTCTTAAACAAGCCACCTacctcctcctgctgcccaTAATCTTCCCTCTGTGGCTCACTGTTCCAGATGTCCGCAACCAG AAATCCAGAAGACTCGTTGTGATCACCTTCCTGGGCTCGATTCTGTGGATTGCTGTTTTCTCTTACTTCATGGTGTGGTGGGCCCGTCAG GTGGGTGAGACCATCGGCATACCAGATCACATTATGACCCCGCTGGCTGGAGAGTTGTCCATGCCCGACCTCATCACCAGTGTGATTGTGGCCCGTAAAGGCCGGGGGGACATGGCTGTGTCCAGCTCCATGGGCCGTAACATCTTTTGTATCACATTGGG TCTTTCAGTTCCATGGCTCCTGCTTTCGTCCTTCAGTTGTTTTGCTCCGGTGCCTGTGAGCAGCAGTGGGCTTGTCTGTGTCGTGGTGCTGCTCCTTTTCCCGCTCCTCTCTGTTATCATCTCTGTTGCATCCTGTAAGTGGAAGATGAGTAAGGTGCTAGGTTTCACCATGTTACTGTTCTACTTGATCTTCCAGGCGATAAGATTTATGTTCCATTATAGATTCATCGTTTGCCCTGTGTAA
- the ints14 gene encoding integrator complex subunit 14 yields the protein MPTVVLMDVSLSMTRPVSVDGSEEFQRKNLAVHGLNMLFEHMASNYRLEFTSLMAFSSLWELLVPFTRDYNALQEALSNLEDYDKTCVESAMQGVSNVVQQEWGSACPCQVVLVTDGSLGIGKGSLRYSLQTLKQRGDDKKFPLPFPFPTKLFIMCVANAEELQMTDAMDNLEELLQLSGGDGQIFTMDGPLCMKSVQAMFGRLIDHAYSPFHAVLHCGNLSSDVQVFPRPEPIVMDEEVDPMPRAVNSDLEIFGFIEIADISSPPVISRHLVLPIAVNKASEVDDVGTGATDELEEEPSASQMAGKSPNFCVLLHGSLKVEGMVALVQLGPEWYGMLYSQADSKKKSNLMMSLFEPGPDPLPWLGKISHLGPISEAAENPYGEDDSKSPFPVQPSAKRSYAQNVTVWIKASGLQTDVQKILRNARKLPDKTQTFYKELNRLRKAALAFGFWELLKGVAELLERECTLLPDSAHPDAAFQLSHAAQQLKLASTGDSQYAAFDHNIVAMHTDFST from the exons ATGCCTACCGTGGTGTTGATGGACGTGTCTCTGTCCATGACACGGCCGGTGTCTGTGGACGGCAGCGAGGAGTTTCAGAGGAAGAACCTGGCGGTCCACGGgttaaacatgttgtttgaaCACATGGCGTCAAACTACCGCCTGGAGTTCACCTCACTGATggccttctcttctctctgggAGCTCTTGGTGCCTTTCACCAGAGATTACAATGCACTACAG gaggcTTTAAGCAACCTGGAAGACTATGACAAGACCTGTGTGGAATCAGCTATGCAGGGAGTTAGTAACGTGGTACAGCAGGAGTGGGGCAGTGCCTGTCCCTGTCAG GTGGTGCTGGTCACTGATGGCTCTCTGGGTATTGGAAAGGGTTCCCTTCGTTACTCCCTCCAAACACTGAAGCAGCGTGGAGACGACAAGAAGTTCCCACTGCCTTTCCCTTTTCCTACCAAACTTTTCATCATGTGTGTAGCCAATGCAGAGGAG TTACAGATGACTGATGCCATGGACAACTTGGAGGAGCTACTTCAGCTGAGTGGAGGGGATGGACAGATCTTCACTATGGACGGACCACTTTGCATGAAGAGTGTACAGGCCATGTTTGG GAGGCTGATAGATCATGCATACTCCCCCTTCCATGCTGTCTTGCACTGTGGGAACTTATCCTCAGATGTTCAGGTTTTCCCTCGACCTGAGCCTATTGTAATGGATGAGGAGGTTGATCCCATGCCCAGAGCTGTCAATTCAG ATTTGGAAATTTTTGGCTTCATTGAAATTGCTGACATTTCCAGCCCCCCTGTTATATCCAGACACCTGGTGTTGCCTATTGCTGTGAACAAAG ctTCAGAGGTGGATGACGTTGGTACCGGAGCCACAGATGAGCTTGAGGAGGAACCCTCTGCCAGTCAGATGGCAGGCAAAAGTCCAAACTTTTGTGTTCTGTTACACGGCAGTCTTAAAGTTGAGGGCATGGTGGCGCTGGTCCAGCTGGG GCCAGAGTGGTATGGCATGCTGTACTCCCAAGCAGACAGCAAGAAGAAGTCCAATCTGATGATGTCCCTATTCGAGCCCGGTCCAGATCCTCTGCCTTGGCTTGGCAAGATCTCACATTTAGGACCAATATCAG AGGCTGCTGAAAACCCCTACGGTGAGGATGATAGTAAGAGTCCCTTCCCCGTGCAGCCCTCGGCCAAACGAAGCTACGCACAGAATGTCACTGTGTGGATTAAAGCCAGCGGACTGCAG ACTGATGTGCAGAAGATCCTGAGGAATGCAAGGAAATTGCCGGACAAAACTCAAACCTTCTATAAA GAGCTGAACCGTCTTCGGAAAGCTGCCCTGGCTTTCGGTTTCTGGGAGCTCCTTAAGGGAGTTGCCGAACTGCTGGAGAGAGAGTGCACCCTGCTACCAGACTCTGCCCATCCCGACGCCGCTTTTCAGCTCTCGCACGCAGCACAGCAGCTCAAACTGGCCAGCACTGGTGACTCGCAGTATGCCGCGTTTGATCACAACATTGTTGCCATGCACACTGACTTTTCAACCTGA
- the hacd3 gene encoding very-long-chain (3R)-3-hydroxyacyl-CoA dehydratase: MPLTPLVYWAQRHEDIYLRVELTDAQNIDVHVNEKVLHFTAQGHGAKGQNEYEFSLEFHSPVKPEVSYKSTQRQVNITVRKEQRGWWERLTAQERKPVFLSPDFDRWLDESDAEMEIREKEEKRNRLKASRHKEEGFVSLSTGFLFMYNLVQFLGFSWIFVNMTVRLFIFGADSLYDTFHTISDVMFFCQILAAVEVLNAAFGVVRTAVIPTLIQVVGRNFILFIIFGSLEEMHNKPVVFFVFYLWSAIEIFRYPFYMLGCFNTEWKTLTWLRYTVWIPLYPLGVLAEAVAVIQSISFFDETKLFSIPLPKAFGASVSFSYFLHIYLLLMFLGLVINFRHLHKQRKKRFRMKKRKSN; this comes from the exons ATGCCACTAACACCGCTCGTTTACTGGGCTCAACGCCATGAAGACATTTACCTGCGAGTGGAGCTGACGGACGCTCAG aatattGACGTGCATGTAAATGAAAAAGTGCTTCACTTTACAG CTCAGGGTCACGGTGCAAAAGGACAAAATGAATACGAATTCAGCTTGGAGTTTCATTCACCAGTAAAGCCAGAG GTGAGCTACAAGTCCACTCAGCGGCAGGTGAATATTACTGTGCGTAAAGAGCAGCGGGGCTGGTGGGAGAGACTGACGGCACAGGAGCGCAAACCAGTCTTCCTGTCACCTGACTTTGATCGCTGGTTGGACGAATCAGACGCTGAGATGGAGATCAGGGAAAAG gaggagaaaaggaacAGGCTGAAGGCATCAAGGCATAAAGAAGAGG GGTTTGTCAGCCTATCGACTGGATTTTTGTTCATGTACAACCTGGTCCAGTTCCTTGGTTTTTCATGGATCTTTGTCAACATGACTGTTCGGCTCTTTATCTTCGGCGCAG ATTCTCTCTATGACACATTTCACACCATATCGGATGTAATGTTCTTCTGCCAGATCCTGGCAGCAGTAGAAGTCTTAAATGCTGCTTTTGGTGTGGTGCGGACAGCTGTCATTCCAACTCTCATACAG GTGGTTGGCAGAAACTTcatcctgttcatcatttttggTAGTTTGGAGGAAATGCATAACAAGCCCGTGGTGTTCTTTGTTTTCTATCTGTGGAGCGCCATAGAGATTTTTAG GTATCCGTTTTACATGCTGGGCTGTTTCAATACTGAGTGGAAAACTCTGACATGGTTGCGATACACAGTCTGGATTCCACTGTACCCATTAGGTGTTTTAGCTGAAG CTGTTGCTGTGATACAATCCATCTCTTTCTTTGATGAGACCAAACTCTTCAGCATTCCTCTGCCAAAAGCTTTCGGTGCCTCTGTGAGCTTCTCGTACTTCCTGCATATTTatctcctcctcatgtttctgg GGCTTGTAATCAACTTCCGTCATCTTCACAAGCAAAGGAAGAAGCGTTTCCGtatgaagaagaggaaatcaAATTGA